In Blautia sp. SC05B48, a single genomic region encodes these proteins:
- a CDS encoding YceD family protein: MQIHLLDISSCDGKTIQESVIPELEKIDFQMGSFPVLAKEPVELTITNTGDKVLELTGTGKITVGIPCDRCLETVAVEIPLEFKKKLDMKLSDEERVNDLDESSYLTGMNLDVDRLVYLEVLICWPLKVLCKEDCKGICSRCGKNLNEGPCGCKEEPKDPRMAAISDIFSKFKEV; the protein is encoded by the coding sequence ATGCAGATTCATTTATTAGACATTTCTTCCTGTGATGGCAAGACGATCCAGGAATCAGTTATTCCTGAACTGGAGAAGATTGATTTTCAGATGGGAAGTTTTCCGGTACTTGCGAAGGAACCGGTAGAGCTTACGATCACCAATACCGGTGATAAGGTTCTTGAGCTTACAGGAACCGGTAAGATTACAGTGGGTATTCCCTGTGACCGTTGTCTTGAGACAGTAGCCGTTGAGATACCGCTGGAATTTAAAAAGAAGCTTGATATGAAGCTTTCTGATGAAGAACGTGTCAATGATCTGGATGAAAGCAGCTATCTCACAGGTATGAACCTGGATGTGGACCGGTTGGTCTATCTTGAGGTATTGATATGCTGGCCTTTAAAGGTCTTATGTAAAGAAGACTGTAAAGGTATCTGCAGCCGCTGCGGGAAGAACCTGAATGAAGGTCCCTGCGGATGCAAGGAGGAGCCTAAGGATCCCCGCATGGCAGCTATCAGTGATATATTCAGTAAATTTAAGGAGGTGTAA
- a CDS encoding ABC-F family ATP-binding cassette domain-containing protein, which produces MNILNIEHIHKIFGDKVIFDDISCGIDQGEKIGIIGVNGTGKTTLLRVIAGEEEPDEGQVITQNGIRISWLPQTPEFPQHMTILDYVAEGKWQKDWSTESEARRMLNTLGITDQNINMDNLSGGEKKRVALARMLLNPADILILDEPTNHLDGEMVTWLEDFLRNFRGTVIMVTHDRYFLDRVANRILEISHGKLYSYAGDYSRFLELKAQREEMELASDRKRRSVLRMELEWAARGCRARSTKQRARLDRLEALKAGKTPLKEQNVEMDSIETRMGKKTIEFHHVSKTIEGRLLINDFDHIVLRDQRLGIIGPNGCGKSTLLKMADGLILPDSGEIQIGETIRIGYLAQNVPDMDGRQRVIDYIREVAEYVPTKEGRITASQMLERFLFDPAMQYTPVEKLSGGEKRRLYLLKVLMEAPNVLLLDEPGNDLDIPTMTILEDYLDSFSGIVITVSHDRYFLDNVVNRIMAFEGDGRLVQYEGGYTDYLEAKERKGQSLETRADMNGGTVQGETAEPEKKKSAADTWKQNRKQKLKFTYKEQKEFDTIDDDIAALEERLEQIDKEMAANATNAGKLRELSDEQQEIQQKLDEKMDRWVYLNDLAEQIENQKE; this is translated from the coding sequence ATGAACATTCTTAATATAGAACATATCCACAAAATTTTTGGAGATAAGGTGATATTTGATGATATCTCCTGCGGCATCGATCAGGGAGAAAAAATAGGTATCATCGGTGTAAACGGAACCGGTAAGACTACTTTGCTCCGCGTGATCGCCGGAGAGGAAGAACCGGACGAAGGGCAGGTGATCACTCAGAACGGGATCCGGATCAGCTGGCTTCCCCAGACTCCGGAATTTCCGCAGCATATGACCATTCTGGACTATGTGGCAGAAGGCAAATGGCAGAAGGACTGGAGTACCGAAAGTGAGGCCAGACGCATGCTGAATACACTTGGTATTACCGATCAGAATATTAACATGGACAATCTTTCCGGTGGTGAAAAGAAAAGAGTGGCGCTGGCCAGGATGCTTTTAAATCCGGCTGACATTCTGATCCTGGATGAGCCTACCAACCATCTGGACGGAGAAATGGTCACATGGCTGGAAGATTTTCTCCGGAATTTCCGTGGAACGGTGATCATGGTCACTCATGACCGTTATTTCCTGGACCGTGTGGCAAACCGGATTCTGGAGATCAGCCATGGAAAATTATATTCCTATGCAGGAGATTATTCCAGATTTCTGGAGCTGAAAGCACAGAGAGAGGAAATGGAGCTTGCCAGTGACCGGAAGCGCCGCAGCGTACTTCGGATGGAACTGGAATGGGCAGCAAGAGGCTGCCGCGCCAGAAGTACCAAACAGAGAGCAAGGCTTGACCGTTTGGAAGCACTGAAGGCGGGAAAAACCCCGCTGAAAGAGCAGAATGTGGAAATGGATTCCATTGAGACCCGTATGGGAAAGAAAACCATAGAGTTTCATCATGTAAGTAAAACCATCGAAGGTCGTCTTTTGATCAATGATTTTGATCATATTGTTCTTCGTGACCAGCGCCTTGGGATCATTGGACCAAATGGCTGCGGTAAGTCCACGCTTCTTAAAATGGCAGATGGACTGATCTTGCCGGATTCCGGAGAGATTCAGATCGGAGAAACGATCCGTATCGGGTATCTTGCCCAAAACGTTCCGGATATGGATGGAAGACAGCGGGTGATCGATTATATCCGTGAAGTGGCGGAATATGTTCCGACAAAAGAAGGAAGGATCACAGCTTCCCAGATGCTTGAGAGATTTCTTTTTGATCCGGCCATGCAGTACACTCCGGTGGAGAAGCTTTCCGGAGGTGAGAAGCGAAGACTGTATCTTCTGAAGGTTTTGATGGAGGCACCAAATGTTCTTCTTCTTGATGAGCCCGGAAATGATCTTGATATACCCACCATGACCATTCTTGAGGACTATCTGGATTCTTTTTCCGGCATCGTGATCACGGTGTCCCATGACCGCTATTTCCTGGATAATGTGGTGAACCGTATTATGGCATTTGAGGGAGATGGCCGGCTTGTCCAGTATGAGGGCGGTTATACGGATTATCTGGAAGCGAAGGAAAGAAAGGGACAGTCTCTGGAAACGCGCGCGGATATGAATGGAGGTACAGTACAGGGAGAAACAGCTGAGCCTGAGAAAAAGAAATCCGCTGCAGATACCTGGAAACAGAACCGGAAACAGAAACTGAAATTTACCTATAAAGAACAGAAAGAATTTGACACTATTGACGATGACATCGCAGCGTTGGAAGAACGTCTGGAGCAGATTGATAAAGAGATGGCTGCCAATGCCACAAATGCGGGAAAACTCCGGGAGCTTTCCGACGAGCAGCAGGAAATCCAGCAGAAACTGGACGAAAAAATGGATCGCTGGGTATATTTAAATGATCTTGCAGAACAGATTGAAAATCAGAAAGAGTAA
- a CDS encoding MATE family efflux transporter, whose product MKQNKNQKNTAVNQITEGVVWKQLLIFFFPILFGTLFQQIYNTADTVVVGRFVGKEALAAVGGSSSMIVNLIVGFFVGLCSGASVVISHYYGAKDHKNLKKTLHTSMIFCLAASIIVGTAGFILAEPILRLMKTPVEVIPDSVLYLHIYFAGTFFNLVYNMVSSILRAVGDSKRPLYVLIITCLLNILLDVVFVVIFHMGVLGVALATVSCQAVSAILVTWFLMRAEDIYRLEFYEIRFDLRSLWAVLRIGLPAGLESVMYNIANLTIQIFVNELGTDTVAAWGTMGKIDAVFWMVCNAFAISITTFVGQNYGARKYHRMRKSVRVCMVMAYISAFIVSGTLILFANPIYHLFTTDQVVVDIGVHMIRFLIPSYAIYVVIGILSGALRGSGRVLVPMILTCGGVCLLRIIWLFVFVRSHPGIDSIMLSYPVSWIITAVLFVIYYFRRFPGMQKKK is encoded by the coding sequence ATGAAACAGAACAAGAATCAGAAAAATACCGCCGTGAACCAGATCACAGAGGGAGTGGTCTGGAAGCAGCTTCTGATATTCTTTTTTCCGATCCTGTTTGGAACTCTGTTCCAGCAGATATACAATACTGCGGATACGGTTGTAGTAGGACGCTTTGTGGGAAAAGAAGCATTGGCAGCAGTAGGAGGCTCATCCAGTATGATCGTGAATCTGATCGTAGGTTTTTTTGTAGGTTTATGTTCCGGTGCGTCTGTAGTGATTTCTCATTATTATGGGGCGAAAGACCACAAAAATCTCAAAAAAACACTTCACACATCCATGATCTTCTGCCTGGCCGCCAGTATTATTGTTGGAACAGCAGGTTTTATCCTGGCTGAGCCGATCCTTCGCCTGATGAAAACACCGGTAGAAGTAATTCCCGATTCTGTATTGTATCTTCATATCTATTTTGCGGGGACATTTTTCAACCTGGTCTACAACATGGTATCCAGTATCTTAAGAGCAGTAGGTGATTCTAAAAGACCGCTCTATGTGCTGATCATTACCTGTTTGTTGAATATTCTGCTGGATGTTGTATTTGTAGTGATCTTTCATATGGGAGTCCTCGGTGTTGCACTTGCAACAGTCAGTTGCCAGGCAGTCAGTGCCATCCTTGTAACCTGGTTCCTGATGCGTGCAGAGGATATTTATCGTCTGGAATTTTATGAGATTCGTTTTGATCTTCGTTCTCTGTGGGCAGTTCTCAGGATCGGACTTCCGGCAGGACTGGAATCAGTGATGTACAACATTGCCAATCTCACCATTCAGATTTTTGTCAATGAGCTGGGGACTGATACTGTGGCAGCCTGGGGAACTATGGGAAAGATTGATGCGGTGTTCTGGATGGTATGCAATGCTTTTGCCATCTCAATTACCACCTTTGTAGGACAGAATTATGGTGCCAGAAAATACCACCGTATGCGAAAAAGTGTCCGCGTCTGTATGGTGATGGCATACATTTCGGCGTTTATTGTAAGCGGAACACTTATTCTGTTCGCAAATCCGATCTACCATTTGTTTACAACAGATCAGGTGGTTGTAGACATTGGGGTGCATATGATTCGTTTCCTGATTCCATCCTATGCCATTTATGTTGTGATCGGAATTCTTTCCGGAGCGCTGCGTGGTTCCGGAAGAGTATTGGTTCCGATGATTCTGACCTGTGGTGGGGTCTGCCTGCTCCGGATCATCTGGTTGTTTGTCTTTGTAAGATCGCATCCAGGGATCGACAGTATCATGCTCAGTTATCCGGTATCCTGGATAATTACTGCGGTATTGTTTGTCATCTATTATTTCCGGCGATTTCCAGGTATGCAGAAAAAGAAATAA
- a CDS encoding tRNA(Met) cytidine acetate ligase: MKVVGIIAEYNPFHKGHEYQIRYAREVLGADYVVIAMSGDFVQRGAPALMEKHLRAEMALLGGADLVLEIPVQTATASAEGFSRGGISLLDGLSVVDELCFGSECGDTETLMNIARIFVKEPFEYREFLQQNLRTGMSFPAARSSALIRYIRGKSTSAHNTFGASSKHVDLILSSPNNILGIEYCKALLRLNSRILPHALLRKGSGYHDTDFSLLSDEEFPSASGIRSLMKKSEEAVQSADLSRLIPSASLPCFLDSLKKGAWLSDSALDLPLHYKLLLESEKTLKMYPELSEALIRRILKSRNQYEGFSQFADLLKTRDITRSAICRSLVRIFLDQKTNAPGHIPYARVLGFRKNSAPLLSQIKKSSSIPLITKAADASSILDKTALRLFNETCAASNLYEMLLCHKTGQPFIHEMKKPLRII; this comes from the coding sequence ATGAAAGTTGTTGGAATCATTGCAGAATATAACCCCTTTCACAAAGGCCACGAATACCAGATCCGCTATGCCCGGGAGGTCCTTGGTGCTGATTATGTTGTGATCGCCATGAGCGGGGATTTTGTACAGAGAGGGGCTCCTGCCCTTATGGAAAAACATCTCCGGGCTGAGATGGCTCTTCTTGGAGGCGCTGATCTGGTCCTGGAAATACCGGTACAGACAGCAACAGCCAGTGCAGAGGGTTTTTCCAGAGGAGGGATAAGTCTTCTTGACGGGCTTAGTGTTGTAGATGAGCTATGTTTCGGAAGTGAATGCGGAGATACAGAGACTCTTATGAATATTGCACGGATTTTTGTAAAGGAACCGTTTGAATACCGCGAATTCCTTCAGCAGAATCTTCGTACCGGAATGAGTTTTCCTGCTGCAAGAAGCAGTGCTTTGATCCGTTACATTCGTGGAAAATCCACTTCCGCACATAACACATTCGGTGCTTCATCAAAACATGTTGACCTCATTCTTTCTTCTCCTAACAACATCCTGGGAATCGAATACTGCAAAGCACTTCTCCGTCTTAACAGCCGGATCCTTCCTCATGCACTTTTAAGAAAGGGAAGTGGTTATCATGATACAGATTTTTCTCTTCTTTCCGACGAAGAGTTTCCCTCTGCTTCCGGCATCCGGAGCCTTATGAAAAAATCCGAAGAGGCTGTGCAGTCTGCTGATCTTTCCCGATTGATCCCTTCTGCTTCCCTTCCCTGCTTCCTGGATTCTCTCAAAAAAGGAGCATGGCTTTCTGACTCAGCACTGGATCTTCCTCTGCATTACAAACTGCTTCTGGAATCCGAAAAAACTTTGAAAATGTATCCGGAGCTTTCGGAGGCACTGATCCGGCGTATCCTGAAATCCCGAAATCAATATGAAGGTTTTTCCCAGTTTGCGGATCTTTTGAAAACACGGGATATTACCCGTTCTGCTATCTGCCGCAGCCTTGTCCGGATCTTTCTTGACCAAAAAACAAACGCACCCGGACATATTCCCTATGCCCGGGTACTTGGCTTTCGAAAAAACAGCGCTCCGCTTCTCAGCCAGATCAAAAAAAGCTCCTCAATCCCGCTGATCACCAAAGCCGCAGATGCATCTTCGATCCTCGATAAAACTGCGCTCCGGCTTTTTAATGAAACCTGTGCGGCTTCCAATCTTTACGAAATGCTTCTCTGTCACAAAACAGGTCAGCCTTTCATCCACGAGATGAAAAAACCGCTGCGGATCATTTAA
- the rpmF gene encoding 50S ribosomal protein L32: MSICPKNKSSKARRDKRRANWKMSAMNLVKCSKCGALMMPHRVCKACGSYNKKEIIKVED; this comes from the coding sequence ATGTCCATTTGTCCTAAGAACAAATCTTCCAAAGCTAGACGTGACAAGAGAAGAGCGAACTGGAAAATGAGCGCTATGAACCTTGTTAAATGTAGCAAATGTGGAGCACTTATGATGCCACACAGAGTTTGCAAAGCTTGCGGAAGCTACAATAAGAAGGAAATCATCAAAGTTGAGGACTAA
- the pta gene encoding phosphate acetyltransferase has product MGFVELLKKRAKESVKTIVLPETEDMRTLEATDKILKEGVAKIILIGNEEEINKKAAEGGFDISGAQIVDPEKSDRTQAYIDKFVELRAKKGMTPEKAKEILHTQYPYYGVMMVKMGDADGMVSGACHSTADTLRPCLQILKTKPGTKLVSAFFLIVVPDCEYGANGAFVFADSGLNQNPTPDELSAIAASSAESFKLLVQEEPIVAMLSHSTKGSAKHPDVDKVVEATRIAKEEHPELKLDGEFQLDAAIVPSVGASKAPGSEVAGKANVLVFPDLDAGNIGYKLAQRLGKAEAYGPVTQGIAKPVNDLSRGCSADDIVGVVAITAVQCQAEDK; this is encoded by the coding sequence ATGGGATTTGTTGAACTGCTTAAAAAAAGAGCAAAAGAAAGCGTAAAAACAATTGTACTGCCAGAGACAGAGGATATGAGAACTCTTGAGGCAACTGACAAGATTCTGAAAGAGGGAGTTGCAAAGATCATCCTCATCGGTAATGAGGAAGAGATCAACAAGAAAGCTGCAGAGGGCGGCTTTGATATTTCCGGTGCACAGATCGTAGATCCGGAGAAATCTGACAGAACTCAGGCATATATTGATAAATTTGTAGAGCTGAGAGCAAAGAAAGGAATGACACCTGAGAAAGCGAAAGAGATCCTTCATACTCAGTACCCATACTATGGCGTAATGATGGTTAAGATGGGGGATGCAGACGGTATGGTATCCGGTGCATGCCATTCTACAGCAGATACACTTCGTCCATGCCTTCAGATCCTGAAGACAAAACCGGGAACCAAGCTTGTATCTGCATTCTTCCTGATCGTAGTTCCGGATTGCGAGTATGGTGCAAACGGTGCATTCGTATTTGCTGATTCCGGTCTGAACCAGAACCCGACTCCGGACGAGCTTTCTGCGATCGCAGCATCTTCTGCTGAGTCCTTCAAGCTTCTTGTTCAGGAGGAGCCGATCGTAGCTATGCTTTCTCACTCCACCAAGGGAAGTGCAAAGCATCCTGACGTAGATAAAGTCGTAGAGGCTACAAGAATTGCCAAAGAGGAGCATCCGGAGCTTAAACTTGACGGAGAGTTCCAGCTTGATGCAGCTATCGTTCCAAGCGTAGGCGCATCCAAAGCACCGGGAAGCGAAGTAGCAGGTAAAGCTAATGTACTGGTATTCCCTGACCTTGATGCAGGTAACATCGGATACAAGCTTGCTCAGCGTCTTGGTAAAGCAGAAGCATACGGACCTGTTACACAGGGTATCGCAAAACCTGTAAACGACCTGTCCCGCGGATGCTCTGCAGACGATATCGTAGGCGTTGTAGCAATCACAGCAGTACAGTGCCAGGCAGAGGATAAATAA
- a CDS encoding LytR/AlgR family response regulator transcription factor, with amino-acid sequence MNIAIIDDISTDAEDLKNIAVSYFEKKHIQAEIYQFFSAEEFFEDYQPGKFQILFLDIYMNGMTGMEAARRIRRQSDDCILVFVTTSSDFAVESYDVGASYYLLKPFQPEKLCSILDSFQSRHLLASRYIEVVSDRVPIRVPLRSILYADTFRNAVCLHTDAGPVRSYLTFHKFEEQIRDCPNFLSCYRGCIVNMDRIQEASEEGFLLDNGEVVQIRKRGSSAIRKAYLQYLFASDEEISQL; translated from the coding sequence TTGAATATTGCAATTATTGATGACATCTCAACGGATGCAGAAGACCTGAAGAATATCGCTGTTTCCTATTTTGAGAAAAAACATATCCAGGCAGAAATCTATCAGTTTTTCAGCGCAGAAGAATTTTTTGAAGATTATCAGCCCGGAAAATTTCAGATTCTGTTCCTGGATATTTATATGAACGGGATGACGGGTATGGAAGCTGCGCGCAGGATCCGAAGACAGTCCGATGACTGCATCCTTGTTTTTGTCACTACCAGCAGTGATTTTGCTGTGGAAAGCTATGATGTAGGAGCCTCCTATTATCTTCTGAAACCCTTTCAGCCTGAAAAACTCTGTTCCATTCTGGATTCCTTTCAATCCAGGCATTTACTGGCATCCCGTTACATTGAAGTCGTTTCTGACCGGGTTCCCATCCGGGTCCCTCTGCGCAGCATTTTATATGCAGACACATTCCGAAATGCAGTGTGCCTTCATACCGATGCCGGTCCGGTCCGTTCTTATCTTACCTTTCACAAATTTGAGGAACAGATCAGGGACTGCCCTAATTTTCTCTCCTGTTACCGTGGCTGTATCGTCAATATGGATCGTATACAGGAAGCTTCTGAAGAAGGCTTCCTTCTGGACAACGGGGAGGTCGTCCAGATCCGGAAACGTGGCTCTTCTGCTATCCGCAAAGCTTATCTTCAGTATCTCTTTGCGTCAGATGAAGAAATATCTCAGCTTTGA
- a CDS encoding GHKL domain-containing protein produces MNNEYTAKGEQTIQGILCLDNKDAAAKLHYLAREWQYFPGKLLTPEMLKKNPGYYSCYISIGERNEMELGNEEASSYGCGTYRMFLILPEEEKIWAVSLTEVFSAYRIYINGELAGEVGNPDEKSYKDRIMNRVFTFQGSGAVEIVIAAADRNHTRSGIRYIPVFGSPFRVSIQRGMRALGSGCAIAFCSCIMFGTLMVYIRTRTKEFAIFNLVCLCVVGYSVCPLIHNFFLLPTRPWYALETMIYYLILSCMIRLEDCIMGKKRGRYLTLLINLWIVIAFFLESFADILPSAGILYEAAWISEAVKGVAAVYMLLNTFGETDCRYGKIVLVGTTVYACSLVADRIGYLYEPIFGGGFPETGGLVLTAAFGCVLWRDLSEAYKIRLTYEVYSHQTELRLLAQKNHYDRLKEQMEETSRVRHDMRQHLRVLTALLEREQYKEMQKYLCRYTREFQERLTYQSYCKNQVADAILHYYEELCRKNGIVFQCQVEAPEKTGIQDTDFCRLFGNLLENAIEAAQLCPKGSSRFVRVQIRTRSNKLLIKEENSCTDPLRRNKTGFFSGKHSGQGIGTASIMEIAARYGGFADFQSENGIFKAEIFLHLTQRDTEDKLCG; encoded by the coding sequence GTGAACAATGAATATACAGCGAAAGGCGAGCAGACCATTCAGGGAATCCTTTGTCTGGATAATAAAGATGCGGCGGCAAAGCTACATTATCTTGCCAGGGAATGGCAATATTTTCCGGGAAAGCTGCTTACACCTGAGATGCTGAAAAAGAATCCAGGATATTACAGTTGTTATATTTCGATCGGAGAGCGTAATGAAATGGAACTGGGGAATGAAGAGGCCTCTTCGTATGGATGTGGGACATACCGGATGTTTCTGATCCTGCCCGAGGAGGAAAAAATCTGGGCTGTTTCGCTGACGGAGGTTTTTTCTGCATATCGGATCTATATCAATGGAGAACTGGCCGGGGAAGTGGGGAATCCTGACGAAAAATCTTATAAGGACAGGATCATGAACCGTGTTTTTACATTTCAGGGATCCGGGGCTGTGGAAATTGTCATAGCAGCAGCAGACAGAAACCATACCAGATCCGGAATCCGGTACATTCCGGTTTTTGGATCTCCGTTTCGGGTAAGTATACAGAGAGGAATGCGGGCACTTGGAAGCGGTTGTGCCATTGCATTCTGTAGCTGTATTATGTTCGGGACACTTATGGTATATATCAGAACCAGGACAAAAGAATTTGCCATTTTTAATCTGGTCTGCCTTTGTGTAGTGGGATATTCTGTCTGTCCCCTGATACATAATTTTTTTCTTCTGCCCACAAGACCCTGGTATGCACTGGAAACTATGATCTATTATCTGATCCTTTCCTGTATGATCCGGCTTGAGGATTGTATTATGGGGAAAAAACGGGGGAGATATCTGACTCTTCTGATCAATCTCTGGATCGTGATCGCTTTCTTTCTGGAGAGCTTTGCGGACATACTTCCCTCGGCCGGGATTCTTTATGAAGCTGCCTGGATCAGTGAAGCTGTCAAAGGAGTGGCGGCAGTTTATATGCTGCTCAATACTTTTGGAGAAACAGATTGCAGATATGGAAAAATCGTTTTGGTGGGAACAACGGTTTATGCCTGTTCTCTTGTGGCAGATAGGATAGGGTATCTTTATGAGCCGATTTTTGGAGGAGGTTTCCCGGAGACAGGTGGGCTGGTACTGACAGCTGCGTTTGGCTGTGTTCTGTGGAGAGATCTGTCAGAAGCATATAAGATCCGTCTGACTTATGAGGTATATAGTCATCAGACTGAACTTCGTCTCCTTGCCCAGAAAAATCATTATGACCGGTTAAAGGAACAGATGGAAGAAACCAGTCGTGTCCGCCATGATATGCGTCAGCACCTTCGTGTTCTGACGGCATTGCTGGAACGGGAGCAGTATAAAGAAATGCAGAAATATCTTTGCCGGTATACCCGGGAATTCCAGGAACGGCTAACCTATCAGTCTTACTGTAAAAATCAGGTTGCCGATGCGATTTTACATTATTATGAAGAATTATGTAGAAAAAACGGGATCGTTTTTCAGTGTCAGGTAGAAGCACCGGAAAAAACAGGGATCCAGGATACAGATTTTTGTCGTCTCTTTGGTAATCTTCTGGAAAATGCCATAGAAGCGGCACAGCTTTGTCCGAAAGGCAGTTCCAGATTTGTCCGTGTACAGATCCGTACCAGAAGTAATAAACTTCTTATAAAAGAAGAGAACAGCTGTACAGATCCCTTACGCAGAAATAAAACAGGATTTTTTTCGGGTAAGCATTCCGGACAGGGGATCGGAACTGCGTCGATCATGGAAATTGCAGCACGTTATGGAGGGTTTGCGGATTTTCAGTCTGAAAATGGCATTTTCAAAGCTGAGATATTTCTTCATCTGACGCAAAGAGATACTGAAGATAAGCTTTGCGGATAG
- a CDS encoding acetate/propionate family kinase gives MNVLVINCGSSSLKYQLIDSETENVLAKGLCERIGIDGRLVYQKAGCDKEITEAAMPTHKEAIQMVLDALTNDKTGAIGSLKEVNAIGHRVVHGGEKFASSAVITDEMIKAVEECNDLAPLHNPANLIGIRVCAELMPGVPQVGVFDTAFHQTMPAKAYLYGLPLDFYKKYKVRRYGFHGTSHSFVSKRAVDFLGLDKDNSKVIVCHLGNGSSISAVVNGKCVDTTMGLTPLEGVVMGTRSGNIDPAIMEFIAKKENLDIEGVMNVLNKKSGLLGLSGGLSSDFRDLNEAAEGGNEDAANAIDVLCYGIAKFVGGYVAAMNGVDAIVFTAGIGENAIPVREKVVSYLGYLGVTLDKDANGHRGEEIVISTPDSKVKVAVIPTNEELAICRETVALV, from the coding sequence ATGAACGTATTAGTTATCAACTGTGGAAGTTCTTCATTAAAATATCAGTTAATCGATTCTGAGACAGAGAATGTACTTGCAAAGGGTCTCTGCGAGAGAATCGGTATCGACGGAAGACTGGTATACCAGAAAGCCGGATGTGACAAAGAGATCACAGAGGCAGCTATGCCAACACATAAAGAAGCGATCCAGATGGTACTGGATGCTCTTACAAACGATAAGACAGGTGCGATCGGAAGCCTTAAAGAGGTTAATGCAATCGGACATCGTGTCGTACACGGAGGCGAGAAATTCGCTTCTTCCGCAGTGATCACAGACGAGATGATCAAAGCAGTAGAAGAGTGCAACGACCTTGCACCGCTTCACAACCCGGCGAACCTCATTGGTATCCGTGTATGTGCAGAGCTTATGCCGGGCGTACCGCAGGTAGGCGTATTTGATACTGCTTTCCATCAGACAATGCCTGCTAAAGCATATCTCTATGGACTTCCGCTTGACTTCTACAAGAAATACAAAGTAAGAAGATACGGTTTCCACGGAACATCTCACAGCTTCGTATCCAAGAGGGCTGTTGATTTCCTTGGCCTTGACAAAGACAACTCCAAAGTTATCGTCTGCCACCTTGGAAACGGATCTTCTATCAGCGCAGTTGTAAATGGCAAATGCGTAGATACAACAATGGGTCTTACACCACTTGAAGGTGTTGTTATGGGAACTCGTTCCGGTAACATCGATCCGGCTATCATGGAGTTCATTGCTAAGAAAGAGAATCTGGACATCGAGGGCGTTATGAACGTACTTAACAAGAAATCCGGTCTTCTCGGACTTTCCGGCGGACTTTCCAGCGATTTCCGTGACCTCAACGAAGCAGCTGAAGGCGGAAACGAGGATGCAGCTAACGCGATCGACGTTCTCTGCTATGGCATCGCTAAATTTGTAGGCGGATATGTTGCAGCAATGAATGGTGTTGACGCGATCGTCTTCACAGCAGGTATCGGCGAGAATGCGATCCCGGTACGTGAGAAGGTTGTCAGCTATCTCGGATACCTTGGCGTAACACTTGACAAAGATGCTAACGGACATCGTGGCGAGGAGATCGTGATCTCCACACCGGATTCCAAAGTTAAGGTTGCAGTTATCCCGACAAACGAGGAGCTTGCAATCTGCCGTGAGACTGTAGCACTGGTATAA